A section of the Virgibacillus sp. NKC19-3 genome encodes:
- a CDS encoding glycine betaine ABC transporter substrate-binding protein: MKKMVVGIVFACLVLLLAACGNQTSEEGGEIFNYGAQKNTDAKIMGQIVTMMMEDQTIHEVEMTEDLPASPQVMSAIDQEELDFATLYSGEVYNNHFDEEQVEYSTDGEKTIEQAQELFGETYDIKWYDSIGFRNQYSIAISNNLAKEKNIEMMSDLEPYAGNLILGTDNSWIERANDGYDAYQETYGYSFSEANGMDVALMYEGINSGELDAVTAYTVDPQILEYDLQLLEDDMQFFPPYDASIVARNDVIDAYPEVSEVLDSTVGMVSTEEMMELMHEVDIKDRGTKEVAKEFLQEKGLLE, encoded by the coding sequence ATGAAAAAGATGGTGGTTGGTATTGTTTTTGCATGTTTGGTACTGCTTTTAGCAGCATGCGGAAACCAAACCTCAGAAGAAGGTGGAGAAATTTTTAATTATGGTGCGCAAAAAAATACAGACGCGAAAATAATGGGACAAATTGTCACTATGATGATGGAGGATCAGACGATCCATGAAGTGGAAATGACAGAAGATCTTCCGGCAAGCCCGCAAGTAATGTCTGCCATTGACCAGGAAGAGCTTGACTTTGCAACGCTATATTCTGGAGAGGTTTATAATAATCACTTTGATGAAGAACAAGTGGAATATTCAACAGATGGGGAGAAAACGATAGAACAGGCACAAGAACTATTTGGTGAAACGTATGACATAAAGTGGTATGACTCGATTGGCTTCAGAAATCAGTATAGTATTGCGATTTCGAATAATTTAGCAAAAGAAAAAAATATTGAAATGATGTCCGATTTAGAGCCGTATGCGGGCAATTTAATTCTAGGTACAGATAACTCTTGGATCGAAAGGGCAAATGACGGTTATGATGCGTATCAGGAAACTTACGGTTATTCATTCTCTGAAGCAAATGGAATGGATGTTGCCCTGATGTATGAAGGTATTAATAGTGGGGAATTGGATGCTGTTACGGCATATACGGTTGACCCGCAAATTTTGGAGTATGATTTGCAACTATTAGAAGATGATATGCAATTTTTTCCGCCATATGATGCGTCAATTGTTGCACGCAATGATGTGATTGATGCGTATCCGGAAGTGTCCGAAGTATTGGATTCAACTGTAGGTATGGTCAGTACAGAAGAAATGATGGAATTAATGCACGAGGTGGATATTAAAGACCGAGGCACAAAGGAAGTAGCGAAAGAATTTTTACAGGAAAAAGGCTTGCTAGAGTAG
- a CDS encoding TetR/AcrR family transcriptional regulator, translating to MRRNNKEIQQARMWRYFIDAATEVIEEDGIDHFAVRKIADKAGFTSSTVYNYFKDLSHLKFFTAMRYTADYLDELPYYLEKGNNTVESWLYSWECFCKHSFENPKIYSVIFMDNLGFPEELLEHYYQVYQNDLIGLPDGIREIIMEQSFSKRSALYIQSAVDEDFIEQKNVDFISDVTLLIWKGMMNSVINQRRKYSKEEVIQKTLFYVFNSVMSVVIPSKRSEVKLVYNDIDM from the coding sequence ATGAGACGAAATAATAAAGAAATCCAACAGGCACGTATGTGGCGTTATTTTATTGATGCTGCAACGGAAGTTATTGAGGAGGATGGTATTGATCATTTTGCAGTTCGTAAAATAGCTGATAAAGCAGGTTTCACTAGCTCAACGGTGTATAACTATTTTAAAGACTTATCGCACTTGAAGTTCTTTACTGCCATGAGGTATACTGCCGATTATTTGGACGAATTGCCATACTACCTTGAAAAGGGGAACAATACGGTAGAAAGCTGGCTGTATAGTTGGGAATGCTTTTGCAAACATTCCTTTGAAAATCCAAAAATTTATTCTGTAATTTTTATGGATAATCTGGGATTTCCAGAAGAATTGTTAGAACATTATTACCAGGTCTACCAAAATGATTTAATTGGACTTCCGGATGGAATTAGAGAGATTATCATGGAGCAGAGTTTCTCGAAACGAAGCGCTTTATATATCCAAAGTGCAGTTGATGAAGACTTTATCGAACAAAAAAATGTGGATTTTATTTCCGATGTGACATTGCTTATTTGGAAAGGAATGATGAATTCGGTTATAAACCAGCGAAGAAAGTATTCAAAAGAAGAGGTGATTCAAAAAACACTTTTTTATGTTTTTAACAGCGTAATGAGTGTAGTCATTCCATCAAAGCGCAGCGAAGTTAAGCTGGTTTACAATGACATTGATATGTAG
- a CDS encoding ABC transporter permease, with product MELVIDYIEFWQDKADSIVTYTWEHLLISFTIIFLSIVFTIPLAIWMTKMKNEKMKSLIFNIANIFQTIPTIALLAIMIPFFGIGFVPAVVALFLYALLPLLRNTYAGIESIDQSMVEAAKGMGFSTFGRLIKIELPSAIPYIMSGIRVTTVYIISWTTLAALIGAGGLGDLILAGIGYNDKHMIFTGTILAIVIALLIDLAFGKFEKRYSNV from the coding sequence TTGGAATTAGTCATAGATTACATTGAATTTTGGCAGGACAAAGCGGATTCTATCGTAACATATACGTGGGAACATTTGCTTATATCATTTACAATCATTTTTCTTTCCATTGTATTTACCATCCCGCTTGCAATTTGGATGACAAAGATGAAAAACGAGAAAATGAAAAGCTTGATTTTTAACATCGCGAATATATTCCAAACAATTCCCACTATTGCTCTTTTAGCGATTATGATCCCATTTTTCGGGATAGGGTTTGTTCCAGCTGTTGTTGCCCTTTTTCTGTATGCGTTACTTCCATTACTTCGTAATACATATGCAGGAATTGAGTCCATTGATCAAAGTATGGTGGAAGCAGCAAAAGGAATGGGCTTCAGTACATTTGGGAGATTGATTAAAATCGAATTGCCCTCGGCTATACCTTATATTATGTCAGGAATTCGTGTGACAACGGTTTACATTATTAGTTGGACAACCCTTGCCGCCCTAATCGGCGCAGGAGGATTAGGGGATCTGATTTTAGCTGGTATTGGGTATAACGATAAACACATGATTTTTACAGGTACTATCTTAGCCATTGTGATTGCTTTGTTGATTGATTTAGCATTTGGGAAATTTGAGAAAAGATATTCAAACGTATAA
- a CDS encoding betaine/proline/choline family ABC transporter ATP-binding protein has protein sequence MISLKKVSKVYDDGFQALKNIDLTFEEGQINVLIGPSGCGKTTTMKLLNRLTAYTDGEIMINGKNLKDTDPIELRRQMGYVIQNIGLFPHMSISKNIATVPKLLKWDNERIKKRVDELLEMVDLPPNEYRHRYPSELSGGQQQRVGVIRALAAEPSTILMDEPFSALDPISREQLQDELVRLQKEINKTIIFVTHDMDEAIKIADQIILMQDGHIVQKGTPKEILTNPVNDFVKEFIGEDRLGSMLPSLSDFVEKNAPTVTLSQSVKKAVELMVDCEFTEIPVVDEKGKFIGMLGLYHTLNNMQMKLGELIDDSIKPIKQKMETGQLIHRFNESRFTIYPVLSDDGRVEGIVQRSKMYQLLNQFYEHKSGGQSWN, from the coding sequence TTGATAAGCTTGAAAAAAGTTAGCAAGGTTTACGATGATGGATTTCAAGCGTTGAAAAATATTGATTTGACGTTTGAGGAAGGACAAATTAATGTTTTGATCGGTCCGAGTGGCTGTGGAAAAACAACAACAATGAAATTATTGAATCGATTGACAGCGTATACCGATGGAGAAATAATGATTAATGGAAAAAATTTAAAAGATACTGATCCCATTGAATTACGGAGACAAATGGGATATGTCATTCAAAATATTGGATTATTTCCGCATATGAGTATCTCGAAAAACATTGCTACCGTACCCAAGTTATTAAAATGGGATAACGAACGGATAAAAAAGCGGGTGGATGAATTACTTGAGATGGTGGATCTCCCCCCAAATGAATATCGACATCGTTATCCATCTGAACTAAGTGGTGGTCAACAACAACGGGTTGGTGTGATTCGGGCTCTTGCGGCAGAACCATCTACTATTTTAATGGACGAGCCATTTAGTGCCCTCGACCCGATTAGCAGGGAGCAATTACAGGATGAACTTGTTCGACTACAAAAAGAAATCAATAAAACCATTATTTTTGTAACGCATGATATGGATGAGGCGATAAAAATTGCGGATCAGATTATTTTGATGCAGGATGGTCATATAGTTCAAAAAGGAACACCTAAAGAAATTTTGACGAATCCGGTAAATGATTTTGTGAAAGAATTTATTGGTGAGGACAGACTTGGAAGTATGTTGCCATCGCTTAGTGACTTTGTGGAGAAAAATGCACCTACAGTAACTCTAAGCCAGTCAGTGAAAAAAGCAGTTGAGTTAATGGTAGATTGTGAATTTACGGAAATTCCAGTAGTGGATGAAAAGGGCAAATTTATAGGCATGCTAGGTTTGTATCACACATTGAACAATATGCAGATGAAATTGGGAGAACTGATCGATGATTCGATTAAACCTATAAAACAGAAAATGGAGACAGGCCAATTGATTCACCGTTTCAATGAAAGCCGTTTTACCATTTATCCAGTTTTGTCAGATGATGGGCGCGTGGAAGGTATCGTTCAGCGTAGCAAGATGTATCAATTACTAAATCAATTTTACGAGCACAAGAGTGGTGGTCAAAGTTGGAATTAG
- a CDS encoding xylulokinase, with translation MKEYIAVFDIGTTAVKGVLIDGQAAIIGEYRVRVNTYYGKNGEVEQCPADWWEGMKEITQKWWSVLNIEAKQVVAITFTGQMEDIISISPTYPNQKAILYSDNRFEQEAAYIMKRLPNIQAETGNIIRSSTPLAKLLWMKENREELMENTQCFVFSSKDYGIYKLTNKFVTDPTTAATTGMMNLHTRAWIPVIMEIFGLDTNKLPNLCGSEEIVGYVSASAMEETGFLQTTPVLCGSGDAGATAMGVAAVHQGDTYFYLGTTGWAAMVQEIISPNIQGMFHLAHIVPHLTISIAPLLNAGNVHGWAVETFASEDTDDKNSAFEELVKEAPVGSNGLFFLPYIHGERCPMQNSDAKGAFWGIGPKTSKSDMARAVMEGICFSYKQLTDLIIDLGDNDVLTLIGGGSKSAVWCQILADILGLQVRVPADSEYMPALGISASAFVQLGWVDHYYAFSERFLRTAESKMYEPNRLNHEVYEEIYETYLKMYPSLKGMYE, from the coding sequence TTGAAAGAATATATTGCGGTTTTTGATATTGGGACGACGGCTGTGAAAGGTGTCTTAATTGACGGGCAAGCTGCGATTATAGGAGAATATCGTGTGCGTGTGAACACCTATTATGGAAAAAATGGGGAAGTGGAACAATGCCCTGCTGATTGGTGGGAAGGAATGAAAGAGATTACACAAAAGTGGTGGTCCGTATTAAACATCGAAGCTAAGCAAGTTGTTGCAATTACGTTTACGGGGCAAATGGAAGATATTATTTCGATTTCACCAACATATCCGAATCAAAAAGCTATTTTATATTCAGATAACCGTTTTGAGCAAGAAGCAGCGTACATTATGAAAAGGTTGCCAAATATTCAAGCGGAAACAGGGAACATCATTCGTTCATCCACGCCGTTAGCTAAGTTACTTTGGATGAAAGAAAATAGGGAAGAGCTCATGGAAAACACACAATGTTTTGTTTTTAGTTCAAAGGATTATGGTATTTATAAATTGACGAATAAGTTCGTCACAGATCCAACAACTGCAGCAACGACTGGCATGATGAATCTACATACGCGTGCATGGATACCGGTAATTATGGAAATATTCGGACTTGATACAAATAAGCTTCCAAACTTATGTGGTTCCGAGGAAATAGTCGGGTATGTATCTGCATCAGCTATGGAGGAAACAGGGTTCTTACAAACCACACCTGTTTTATGCGGAAGTGGTGATGCGGGAGCAACAGCGATGGGAGTAGCGGCGGTTCATCAAGGAGATACTTATTTTTATCTTGGAACAACTGGATGGGCAGCAATGGTGCAAGAAATCATTAGCCCAAATATACAAGGCATGTTTCACTTAGCTCATATCGTTCCACATTTAACAATCAGCATTGCTCCACTACTTAATGCGGGAAATGTACATGGATGGGCTGTAGAGACATTCGCAAGTGAGGACACAGATGATAAGAATAGTGCGTTTGAAGAATTAGTAAAAGAAGCACCAGTAGGAAGCAATGGGTTATTTTTCCTCCCCTATATACACGGGGAGCGGTGTCCGATGCAGAATTCGGATGCAAAAGGTGCCTTTTGGGGGATTGGACCGAAAACCTCCAAAAGCGATATGGCTAGAGCGGTGATGGAAGGTATATGTTTCTCTTACAAACAACTAACGGATCTCATCATTGACCTTGGGGACAATGATGTTCTGACGTTAATAGGAGGGGGCTCCAAAAGCGCTGTTTGGTGCCAAATCTTAGCGGACATTCTCGGTCTCCAGGTAAGGGTTCCAGCGGACAGTGAGTATATGCCTGCATTGGGTATCTCTGCATCTGCCTTTGTGCAGCTTGGATGGGTTGATCATTATTATGCTTTTTCAGAGCGATTTCTAAGAACTGCTGAATCTAAAATGTATGAACCAAATAGGCTTAATCATGAGGTTTATGAAGAAATCTATGAAACGTATTTGAAGATGTATCCTAGTTTGAAGGGGATGTATGAATAG
- a CDS encoding ABC transporter permease has product MNFFIELGQYMMENSGELLGMTMDHIIMVVYGLALALLVGILLGILAARYERLAPVIISLTNILQLIPSIAMLAILMLYLGLGFETMVVGLFFYSLMPIVRNTYVGIKEVDPSILEAGRGSGMTAFQLLSKIQFPLSLPFVMAGLRVASVIAVAVACIGPYIGADGLGKEIISGISLQSEVKIYAGAIPATILALLADFILGKLEKKTTHQTV; this is encoded by the coding sequence TTGAATTTTTTCATAGAATTAGGTCAGTACATGATGGAAAACAGTGGTGAACTGCTAGGTATGACAATGGATCATATTATTATGGTTGTCTATGGATTGGCGCTGGCGTTACTCGTTGGGATTCTTTTAGGCATTCTAGCAGCGAGATATGAAAGGTTGGCACCTGTCATTATTTCCTTGACCAATATTCTACAGCTGATTCCGAGTATCGCAATGTTGGCAATTCTAATGCTGTATCTCGGCTTGGGATTCGAAACAATGGTTGTAGGGTTGTTCTTTTATTCCTTAATGCCGATTGTGCGTAATACGTATGTTGGAATTAAAGAGGTTGATCCAAGTATTCTGGAAGCTGGGAGGGGATCTGGTATGACTGCTTTTCAGTTATTATCAAAAATCCAATTCCCTCTATCTCTTCCATTTGTGATGGCAGGGCTTCGAGTAGCTTCGGTTATTGCGGTTGCAGTTGCTTGTATTGGTCCTTATATCGGTGCAGACGGACTTGGAAAAGAGATTATTTCTGGCATTAGTTTACAATCTGAGGTAAAAATATATGCAGGTGCTATTCCAGCAACAATTTTAGCATTATTAGCAGATTTTATACTTGGAAAATTAGAAAAGAAAACAACACATCAGACTGTTTAA
- the yiaK gene encoding 3-dehydro-L-gulonate 2-dehydrogenase — protein sequence MRIPYEEMKNEFKSVLMEKGFSEKDAGEAAISFTNNSLDGIYSHGVNRFPRVIDYIEKGYIKPNAVPEKISAFGALERWDGNLALGNLTAKQCMNRSMELAQEYGIGCVALKNTNHWMRGGEYGWQAAENGFIGVCWTNTQPNMPAWNAKDRRIGNNPIILSLPRKDGPVVVDMAMSQFSYGKIEKFKMEGRDLPVPGGFDIQGNLTKDPKAIEDTWRVLPVGYWKGSGLSIVLDIIASMLSDGNTTHDVGKLGEDEFALSQVFIAIDPTKLGNSQEWEKRMNETIQDIKNSIPVSDDSEVYYPGERTKITRKENTTLGIPVESDVWKKIKSM from the coding sequence GTGAGGATACCATATGAGGAAATGAAAAATGAATTCAAAAGCGTGCTCATGGAAAAAGGATTTTCGGAGAAGGATGCAGGGGAAGCAGCCATATCCTTTACGAATAATAGTCTTGACGGGATTTATTCCCATGGTGTCAATCGATTTCCTAGAGTTATTGACTATATTGAAAAAGGGTATATAAAGCCGAATGCTGTTCCAGAAAAAATCAGTGCATTTGGCGCATTGGAAAGATGGGACGGCAATTTAGCACTAGGAAATTTAACAGCAAAACAATGTATGAATCGGTCAATGGAACTGGCTCAGGAATATGGCATAGGCTGTGTTGCTTTGAAGAATACAAATCACTGGATGAGAGGTGGGGAATATGGTTGGCAGGCGGCAGAAAACGGATTTATCGGAGTCTGTTGGACGAATACACAGCCCAATATGCCAGCTTGGAATGCGAAAGATAGGAGGATTGGGAATAACCCAATTATTCTATCCCTCCCAAGAAAAGATGGTCCAGTTGTAGTTGATATGGCTATGTCTCAATTTTCCTATGGTAAAATAGAAAAATTTAAAATGGAAGGTAGAGATCTACCTGTTCCGGGAGGCTTTGATATTCAAGGAAATCTTACGAAGGATCCCAAAGCAATAGAAGATACATGGAGGGTCTTGCCGGTTGGTTATTGGAAAGGATCGGGATTATCGATCGTACTTGATATAATTGCTTCTATGTTATCAGATGGAAATACGACGCATGACGTTGGGAAATTAGGAGAAGATGAATTCGCTTTGTCTCAAGTATTTATCGCGATTGATCCAACGAAACTAGGAAATAGTCAGGAATGGGAAAAAAGAATGAACGAAACGATCCAAGACATAAAAAATTCGATTCCTGTTTCAGATGACAGTGAGGTCTATTATCCAGGAGAGAGAACCAAGATTACGAGAAAAGAAAATACAACGTTAGGAATACCTGTTGAATCAGATGTATGGAAGAAAATCAAATCAATGTAA
- a CDS encoding zinc-binding alcohol dehydrogenase family protein, with translation MKAVRIPKAHVIELLNMNEPMIDQGDQVKVKIKRVGICGSDMHIYNGTNPLATYPRIIGHEVTGEIVDVGSSVSGISVGDHVVIEPIHYCGVCYACRSGRPNVCKEVTVFGVHEDGGMREFVVLPESKVHKVNTEIEWDEAVMAEPYTIGAQATWRGNVQKGQVVFIQGAGPIGIAVLKVAKLRGATVIISDITNERLEFAKVNGADDVINPSEEDSIAKMNDITNDEGANVVIDAVGTPQTFELSVEVASAAGYVVTLGFSATPSSISLKAITKKELTIVGSRLQTNQFAVVVDLMNKKKLTHHGLVTHKFHVDQVREAFEFVHKNPDKVRKAVIIFD, from the coding sequence ATGAAAGCAGTTAGGATTCCAAAGGCGCATGTTATTGAGTTATTAAATATGAATGAGCCCATGATAGATCAAGGGGATCAAGTGAAAGTGAAAATTAAGCGTGTTGGTATTTGTGGTTCAGATATGCATATTTATAATGGAACAAATCCACTTGCGACTTACCCTAGAATAATTGGACATGAAGTAACCGGGGAAATTGTTGATGTTGGCTCAAGCGTAAGCGGAATATCGGTTGGCGATCACGTTGTTATCGAACCTATTCATTACTGTGGTGTGTGTTATGCTTGTAGATCTGGTAGACCAAATGTATGTAAGGAAGTAACGGTATTTGGTGTTCATGAGGATGGCGGAATGAGGGAATTTGTTGTGCTTCCCGAAAGCAAAGTCCATAAGGTGAATACCGAAATAGAGTGGGATGAAGCAGTTATGGCTGAACCATATACGATTGGAGCACAGGCAACTTGGAGAGGGAATGTTCAGAAAGGCCAAGTGGTTTTTATACAAGGGGCTGGTCCAATTGGAATCGCCGTTTTAAAAGTGGCTAAGCTACGCGGCGCAACGGTCATTATTTCGGATATCACGAATGAGCGCTTGGAATTTGCCAAAGTGAATGGTGCGGATGATGTAATAAATCCCTCTGAAGAAGATAGCATTGCAAAAATGAATGACATCACAAATGATGAAGGTGCGAACGTCGTAATTGATGCAGTAGGCACGCCACAGACCTTTGAATTAAGTGTGGAGGTAGCATCTGCAGCTGGGTATGTTGTTACATTAGGGTTTAGTGCAACGCCATCCTCTATTTCTTTAAAGGCAATTACGAAAAAAGAATTAACGATTGTGGGTTCAAGGCTACAAACCAATCAATTTGCTGTAGTAGTAGATCTAATGAATAAGAAGAAATTAACCCATCATGGTCTAGTAACACATAAATTTCATGTGGATCAAGTTAGGGAAGCATTTGAATTTGTGCATAAGAATCCAGATAAAGTGAGAAAAGCGGTTATTATATTTGATTAA
- a CDS encoding CocE/NonD family hydrolase: protein MVFNVRDSEYRRIKENFPRDIKKVEHIRIPMSDGAELAADIWLPEDAKDNPVPAILEYLPYRKNDFTAIRDSIRHPYFAGHGYASIRVDIRGSGDSDGILVDEYLSQEQDDALEVLDWIAKQPWSTGAVGMIGKSWGGFNGLQVAAKQHSALKTIITLCSSDDRYADDVHYRGGNLLASDMLWWSSTMFAYNARPQDPTVVGESWRKNWLDRLENTPPFVEEWTRHQRRDDYWKHGSICEDYSDIQIPVFAVSGWQDGYTNAVFRLLEHLPKESKGLIGPWMHEYPEVATPEPNIGFLQECLRWWDQWLKGKDTGIMDEPKLISWIQDSELPQVNYEKRPGKWVGDETWPSKNVRGRKLWLENQQLTDKVPVQESVISIPSVQEHGFYSGVFCPFGETGDLPADQRLENAKSVVFTSPPLEETVELLGLPVFHAEISSDQENAMIAVRLNDKAPTGDSTLISWGMLNLNHLQSHEVPGKLEKGKKYKIVVSLDAMGQQIPKSHQLEVAVSPTYWPQAWPSPKPVTLTVYPGKDTYMDLPVREAQPEDVTVGDHFQIPEIAQVIDKKILREEKRTRELKHDLVQGAWKLEDYSDEGERKLLTNGVEHGSKNKNTFMIKENDPLSAKVSCEWELKVGRDDWQTKLKSFSEMTSDETTFYLTNNLVAFENDNEVFRKTWKTDIPRDFN, encoded by the coding sequence TTGGTTTTTAATGTAAGAGATTCAGAATATCGCAGAATTAAAGAAAACTTTCCACGAGACATTAAAAAGGTTGAACATATCAGAATTCCGATGTCTGACGGGGCTGAATTAGCGGCTGATATATGGTTGCCGGAGGATGCAAAAGATAATCCTGTACCAGCAATATTAGAGTATCTTCCATATCGGAAGAATGATTTTACCGCTATTCGTGATTCAATCAGACATCCATATTTTGCAGGACATGGCTATGCGAGTATTCGTGTGGATATCCGGGGCTCAGGAGATTCAGACGGGATTCTGGTTGATGAATACTTGAGTCAGGAACAGGATGACGCCCTGGAAGTGCTGGATTGGATTGCCAAGCAGCCTTGGTCTACAGGGGCAGTTGGGATGATTGGTAAGTCATGGGGAGGATTCAATGGTTTGCAAGTTGCAGCAAAACAGCATTCGGCATTGAAAACGATTATCACCCTATGCTCATCAGATGATCGGTATGCTGATGATGTTCATTATCGAGGTGGTAATCTTTTAGCTTCAGACATGCTTTGGTGGTCATCAACCATGTTTGCATATAACGCGAGACCACAAGACCCTACAGTGGTAGGTGAAAGTTGGCGAAAAAACTGGTTGGATCGTCTGGAAAACACGCCGCCTTTTGTTGAGGAATGGACGAGACATCAACGTCGGGATGATTACTGGAAACATGGGTCCATTTGTGAAGATTATTCCGATATCCAAATCCCGGTATTCGCCGTAAGCGGATGGCAGGATGGTTATACGAATGCGGTATTTCGCCTCCTTGAGCATCTTCCAAAAGAAAGCAAGGGCTTAATTGGCCCGTGGATGCATGAATACCCGGAAGTGGCCACACCAGAGCCAAACATCGGATTTCTGCAAGAATGCTTGCGCTGGTGGGATCAATGGTTAAAAGGAAAAGATACAGGTATCATGGACGAGCCGAAATTAATTTCCTGGATTCAGGATAGTGAATTGCCACAAGTGAACTATGAAAAACGCCCAGGAAAATGGGTAGGAGATGAAACGTGGCCATCTAAAAATGTACGTGGAAGGAAATTATGGTTGGAAAATCAGCAATTAACGGACAAGGTACCAGTTCAGGAATCGGTAATTTCTATTCCAAGCGTACAGGAACACGGATTTTATTCCGGCGTGTTCTGCCCATTTGGGGAAACAGGAGATTTGCCTGCCGATCAGCGTTTGGAAAATGCAAAATCCGTTGTGTTTACATCTCCCCCCCTGGAAGAAACCGTTGAATTACTTGGTCTACCAGTATTCCATGCAGAAATTTCTTCGGATCAGGAAAATGCAATGATAGCAGTCCGCCTGAATGATAAGGCTCCAACAGGGGACTCTACATTGATTAGCTGGGGAATGTTAAATTTGAATCATCTACAGTCCCATGAAGTTCCTGGGAAACTAGAAAAAGGGAAAAAATATAAAATTGTGGTTTCTTTAGATGCAATGGGCCAACAAATTCCAAAAAGCCATCAGCTGGAAGTGGCAGTTTCTCCAACATATTGGCCGCAAGCATGGCCATCTCCAAAACCAGTTACGTTAACTGTTTATCCTGGAAAAGATACGTATATGGATTTGCCAGTAAGAGAGGCACAACCAGAGGATGTTACAGTTGGAGACCATTTTCAAATTCCTGAAATAGCTCAAGTGATTGATAAGAAAATTTTGCGTGAGGAAAAACGAACAAGGGAACTGAAACATGATTTGGTTCAAGGCGCATGGAAATTAGAAGATTACTCGGATGAAGGGGAGAGAAAACTGCTGACGAATGGCGTAGAGCACGGTAGTAAGAATAAAAATACGTTTATGATCAAGGAGAATGATCCATTGTCCGCCAAAGTCTCGTGTGAATGGGAGTTGAAAGTCGGCCGAGACGACTGGCAGACAAAGCTTAAAAGTTTCAGTGAAATGACCAGTGATGAAACAACGTTTTATTTAACGAACAATTTAGTAGCATTTGAAAATGATAACGAAGTGTTCCGGAAAACATGGAAAACGGATATACCTAGGGATTTTAATTGA